The proteins below come from a single Torulaspora delbrueckii CBS 1146 chromosome 5, complete genome genomic window:
- the TDEL0E00440 gene encoding uncharacterized protein (similar to Saccharomyces cerevisiae YNL234W; ancestral locus Anc_2.9) has product MNASGRQFYTPLDQSQIEFIPSDSESINGSLTSSKTSNEKVDSPGRESTRSHSSGTRESSLFPRRGSVTMSELIFNNIGRSQTKDSQKEENYALSRMTTTTSLTSNVIDRVRYKILLKLNSRETQLLRESWSMILNEDITNDNVKTKPSTKKGFKFNPMTPLNSQANSARRNSITSVTSATSVIPETKGNVQSNAFASSLFCSQFYANLLSMDSELERMFPSTKHQAVAFAGVINTAIKNLENLQTLETFLQGLGKRHARILGIEPPHFELMGVAFLKTLQDRFGVHCTIELEEVWSRLYSYLANSILQFGIDPYLQIDLNQDTLVFPIPNLQTGASRTVSRLSSHFSETDFISAAPFATRESTPAEPADRDTSLRNPVQPQPKKTNRLPSRIKPTTTKPSTKKTASKLHLSSNQDCIIM; this is encoded by the coding sequence ATGAATGCGTCAGGACGTCAGTTTTACACTCCACTGGACCAGTCGCAGATCGAGTTTATTCCAAGTGATAGCGAATCGATAAACGGTAGTTTGACCAGCTCAAAAACTAGTAATGAGAAAGTAGATTCTCCAGGAAGGGAATCCACAAGATCGCATTCTTCGGGCACTAGGGAAAGCTCTTTGTTTCCTCGCAGAGGTTCTGTGACGATGAGTGAGCTCATATTTAATAACATTGGTCGGAGCCAGACTAAGGATAGCCAAAAGGAGGAGAACTATGCCCTATCTCGAATGACTACCACTACGTCGCTGACTTCGAACGTCATCGACCGTGTGCGATACAAGATTTTGCTTAAGTTAAATTCTCGCGAGACACAGCTCCTAAGAGAATCCTGGTCTATGATCTTGAACGAGGATATAACTAACGATAATGTCAAGACTAAGCCTTCAACCAAGAAaggtttcaaattcaatCCGATGACACCTTTGAACTCACAAGCCAATTCTGCACGGCGGAATTCGATCACCAGTGTTACCAGTGCCACTAGCGTTATTCCAGAGACGAAAGGAAACGTACAATCCAATGCATTCGCCAGTTCACTGTTTTGTTCACAGTTCTATGCCAATCTCCTCTCCATGGACTCCGAACTGGAACGCATGTTCCCCTCTACTAAGCATCAGGCCGTCGCATTCGCAGGTGTGATCAACACGGCAATCAAGAACCTGGAGAACTTACAGACACTAGAGACTTTCTTACAAGGTCTGGGCAAAAGGCATGCTCGGATCTTGGGCATTGAACCTCCTCACTTTGAGCTAATGGGCGTAGCTTTCCTCAAGACTCTGCAGGACAGATTTGGAGTTCACTGCACCATTGAGCTCGAAGAAGTGTGGTCCAGACTCTACTCATACCTAGCTAATAGCATCCTCCAATTCGGCATCGACCCATACTTGCAAATCGATCTCAACCAGGATACACTCGTTTTCCCCATCCCAAATCTACAGACTGGAGCCAGCAGAACCGTGAGCAGACTCAGCTCACATTTTTCAGAGACAGACTTCATCTCCGCTGCACCTTTCGCAACCAGGGAAAGTACTCCTGCTGAACCCGCAGACAGAGATACATCGCTACGAAACCCGGTACAACCACAGCCCAAGAAGACAAACAGGCTTCCCTCTCGGATTAAGCCCACTACGACAAAGCCGAGCACCAAGAAGACGGCCTCAAAGCTTCATTTATCTAGTAATCAAGACTGTATAATCATGTAG
- the BNI4 gene encoding Bni4p (similar to Saccharomyces cerevisiae BNI4 (YNL233W); ancestral locus Anc_2.10): MSRDDSNYDNSDVLNSSFYSSTSINTMDHVKTFRNSLVLADLNDPYYNGRLPESQYSEDVGSDEMFSQPSTKDKEIATMKMSTSPSLSALAGILNEKSRQANEKLHSSTIIDSSIVEEDDDENNPISQTVDVPSTGEASPNLFELNDNEEVYCPQVTPSSKSYISTQPDFLSTPKITTEYTNVNQHSKTPQDESRVESRRVISEVPTSGSNLAKSALPTPQRTVSASVTVDQNSHSKKKKNFFSFLRRRHTGDSLTSDNLSPKIPNSTTFSLGSTRSSQLPSEKLTKKSYSSNNLFSTFRKNKEVKNANEGKNLTNHEVERAFNESCLASNDENKHESAKPSLPKKDISKRKPTPLSYEHLENKRASDAKKLESPKMQQGTALDEERSLPLPPKLDSGEAVFPKYLDKQEVDSIVSLERSRSTKSNKRSSVASHRRSFTDTLSVNAQNEGMYVMEASSVVLSTPDLGKSPASSILRNGKFESMDFSSNNSNIQDDLIEMNKLSSDEPPLKLETMESQHLMGSIEEKLKDLIGEPEAEVEPIQKEAASNTFDDDPEFMSDIMEFANIINFGDGVNFDFDSTSLEPKVATLEPPSMSNREVLSEGSVQPTEQTNFAAGLGISSNVEPNNEQGDNHLVEVSPEAPVERAEDDEFENEDFNNLYENPQETPRLRAYIPEIDIQRPISMSFRGLKAQGFNASITGSSATESLVRGERMSFASAERRPVNNVIFSSKIILYDTYSEEEYDRKPDVATCNQLTPQLAQLIKAELNDLKSEMEVHEESRCYTHYF; encoded by the coding sequence ATGTCAAGAGATGACTCCAATTATGACAACTCGGATGTACTGAATTCCTCTTTCTATTCCTCTACCTCTATCAATACTATGGATCATGTGAAAACTTTCAGGAACTCATTGGTATTGGCGGATTTGAATGACCCTTATTACAATGGAAGGTTACCGGAGAGCCAGTATTCAGAAGATGTTGGAAGTGATGAAATGTTCTCACAGCCTTCGACgaaggataaagaaatAGCTACTATGAAAATGAGTACTTCACCCTCTTTGAGCGCATTGGCGGGGATCTTAAATGAGAAATCGAGGCAGGCCAACGAGAAGTTACATTCCAGCACAATCATTGATTCATCGAttgtggaagaagatgacgacgaaAACAATCCGATATCACAGACAGTGGATGTGCCGAGCACAGGAGAAGCTTCTCCGAATTTGTTTGAGCTGAATGACAACGAGGAGGTTTACTGTCCACAAGTCACCCCATCATCTAAATCATACATTTCGACGCAGCCCGATTTCTTGAGCACACCCAAAATTACCACCGAGTATACTAATGTTAATCAGCATTCAAAAACGCCTCAGGATGAGTCAAGAGTGGAATCAAGACGCGTTATTTCAGAGGTTCCTACAAGTGGTAGCAATTTGGCGAAAAGTGCTCTACCCACTCCTCAAAGAACAGTCTCAGCAAGTGTAACTGTAGACCAGAACTCGCACAgcaaaaagaagaagaattttttttcatttctaaGAAGGAGACACACTGGAGATAGCTTAACCAGTGATAATTTAAGTCCAAAGATTCCAAACTCCACGACCTTCTCCCTGGGAAGTACAAGATCATCTCAGCTACCTTCGGAAAAGCTAACAAAGAAGTCATACAGTAGTaacaatcttttcagcacATTCAGGAAAAATAAAGAAGTTAAGAATGCGAATGAGGGTAAAAATCTCACTAACCATGAGGTTGAACGAGCCTTTAACGAATCATGCCTAGCTTCGAATGACGAGAACAAACATGAGAGTGCTAAACCATCTCTGCCTAAGAAAGATATATCAAAAAGAAAACCGACGCCACTCAGTTATGAGCATCTCGAGAACAAACGAGCTTCAGACgcaaagaaacttgaatCACCTAAAATGCAACAAGGTACTGCGCTGGACGAAGAACGCTCGTTGCCATTGCCGCCAAAACTCGATAGCGGAGAAGCGGTCTTCCCAAAATACCTAGACAAGCAAGAAGTAGATTCTATTGTGTCTTTAGAGCGCTCAAGGTCTACAAAATCTAATAAAAGAAGCTCAGTCGCGTCCCATAGACGATCCTTCACTGATACTCTATCCGTCAATGCTCAGAACGAGGGTATGTATGTTATGGAAGCATCATCAGTGGTATTATCGACTCCCGATCTAGGTAAATCACCTGCAAGTAGCATTTTAAGAAACGGGAAGTTTGAGTCAATGGATTTTTCATCTAACAACTCCAACATTCAAGATGACCTGATAGAAATGAACAAATTATCGAGTGATGAGCCTCCTCTAAAACTAGAAACAATGGAAAGCCAGCATTTAATGGGATCtatcgaagaaaaattgaaagatctgATAGGTGAGCCAGAAGCAGAAGTTGAACCTATACAGAAAGAGGCTGCTAGTAATacatttgatgatgacCCCGAATTCATGTCAGATATCATGGAATTTGCCAATATTATAAATTTTGGAGACGGGGTCAATTTCGATTTCGACTCGACCTCTTTGGAGCCTAAGGTAGCGACCTTGGAACCGCCCTCCATGTCCAATCGAGAAGTTCTGTCTGAGGGTTCAGTTCAACCTACAGAGCAAACGAATTTTGCAGCAGGTCTGGGAATATCAAGCAATGTGGAACCCAATAACGAACAGGGAGATAATCATTTAGTGGAAGTCTCACCAGAAGCCCCAGTAGAAAGAGCTGAAGacgatgaatttgaaaatgaggATTTTAATAACCTATATGAGAATCCCCAAGAAACTCCGCGCCTGAGAGCTTACATCCCAGAAATTGATATCCAGAGACCCATATCAATGTCCTTTAGGGGATTAAAAGCCCAAGGTTTCAATGCATCAATAACAGGCTCTTCGGCGACTGAATCGCTCGTAAGAGGGGAACGCATGAGTTTCGCCAGTGCTGAAAGAAGACCGGTCAATAACgtgattttttcttccaagattATTCTCTATGACACTTacagtgaagaagaatacgaTAGAAAACCAGATGTCGCCACTTGCAATCAATTAACTCCGCAACTCgctcaattgatcaaggCCGAATTGAATGATTTAAAAAGCGAAATGGAAGTTCATGAAGAATCTCGATGCTATACACATTACTTTTAG
- the CSL4 gene encoding exosome non-catalytic core subunit CSL4 (similar to Saccharomyces cerevisiae CSL4 (YNL232W); ancestral locus Anc_2.11) — translation MNPEGIPFEFPDRVFPGQLICPEYEVKQQDEVDLVFKFNSGQGTRFQSFKYDGTTVNAITATLVGNVKITETTCDSTANADQKASEEKLQSQGEVRKRIVKDMVVSVAQNDISETKCNVNDDFANNLPKEDDIVLTRVTRISLQRANVEILAVENQAVPVDSGIGSNGSGIVAAGGGSGAATFSIAQASSDLGETFRGLIRSQDVRATERDTVKIIDSFKPGDIVRAQVLSLGDGTNYYLTTARNDLGVVFARAVNGTGGLMYAIDWQTMAVPSTGATEKRKCAKPF, via the coding sequence ATGAATCCTGAAGGTATACCGTTTGAATTTCCTGATAGAGTTTTTCCAGGACAACTGATATGCCCTGAGTATGAGGTTAAACAGCAGGATGAGGTGGATTTAGTTTTCAAGTTTAATAGTGGACAAGGAACTAGGTTTCAGAGTTTCAAATATGATGGCACGACTGTCAATGCAATCACAGCAACATTAGTAGGGAATGTCAAAATTACTGAGACTACTTGCGACTCAACCGCTAATGCTGATCAGAAAGCATCTGAGGAAAAGCTTCAATCTCAAGGAGAAGTTCGTAAGAGGATTGTTAAAGACATGGTCGTTTCAGTGGCCCAAAATGACATTTCAGAGACCAAATGCAATGTCAATGATGACTTTGCCAATAATCTACCGAAGGAAGATGACATCGTCCTTACGCGAGTGACAAGAATATCATTACAGAGGGCAAATGTTGAAATCCTCGCGGTGGAAAATCAAGCTGTACCTGTAGATAGTGGTATTGGTAGTAATGGCTCAGGAATTGTTGCAGCTGGTGGAGGATCTGGCGCTGCCACTTTCTCCATTGCCCAAGCTTCATCCGATCTTGGTGAAACTTTCAGAGGTCTTATCAGATCCCAAGACGTAAGAGCCACTGAGAGAGACACCGTCAAAATAATAGACAGTTTCAAACCTGGTGATATTGTGCGGGCGCAGGTCCTGTCTTTGGGTGATGGGACGAACTACTACCTCACTACTGCAAGAAACGACCTAGGAGTTGTTTTCGCTAGGGCAGTAAACGGAACCGGAGGGCTCATGTATGCCATTGATTGGCAAACAATGGCGGTTCCTAGCACCGGCGCTACAGAGAAGCGGAAGTGCGCCAAGCCATTCTAA
- the PDR16 gene encoding phosphatidylinositol transporter (similar to Saccharomyces cerevisiae PDR16 (YNL231C); ancestral locus Anc_2.12), translating into MFKRLTKKSEKTVPDEKLIKIDVPIEELPAGLTPPKSKSLTSEQEKMYDEVLEHFSNPKLELPTTEKQKDGELKPLTEEEKAWLTRECFLRYLRATKWVLKDCIERIAESIAWRREFGISHMGEEHGDELTADTVAPENETGKQVVLGYENDARPILYLKPGRQNTKTSHRQVKHLVFMLERVIDFMPAGQDSLALLIDFKEYPDVPKVAGNSKIPPLGVGKEVLHILQTHYPERLGKALLTNIPWLAWTFLKLIHPFIDPLTREKLVFDEPFVGYVPVDQLDKLYGGYLDFTYKQDVYWPKLVQDAREKRDHYFSRFQKFGGVIGLSEYDLRGHDDKLLYPVKKMNGQK; encoded by the coding sequence ATgttcaagagattgacTAAGAAGAGTGAAAAGACTGTGCCAGATGAGAAACTCATCAAGATAGATGTGCCCATAGAGGAGCTGCCTGCTGGGTTAACACCTCCAAAGAGTAAAAGTTTGACTTCTGAGCAGGAAAAGATGTATGATGAAGTGTTGGAGCATTTTAGTAATCCCAAATTGGAGCTCCCAACTACTGAGAAGCAGAAAGATGGAGAATTGAAGCCGCTAACCGAGGAAGAAAAGGCATGGCTTACGAGAGAATGCTTCTTGAGATACCTGAGGGCTACGAAATGggttttgaaagattgtATTGAGAGAATTGCTGAGTCAATTGCATGGAGAAGAGAATTCGGTATTAGTCATATGGGCGAAGAGCATGGAGATGAATTGACCGCTGATACGGTGGCTCCAGAGAATGAGACTGGTAAGCAGGTTGTTTTAGGTTATGAAAATGATGCTCGTCCAATTTTGTATCTGAAACCAGGAAGACAAAATACTAAGACTTCGCATAGACAAGTTAAGCATCTGGTTTTTATGTTGGAACGAGTTATTGATTTTATGCCAGCAGGACAGGACTCTTTAGCTTTATtgattgatttcaaagaatatCCCGACGTTCCAAAAGTAGCAGGAAACAGTAAAATTCCACCTCTTGGGGTCGGAAAAGAAGTTTTGCACATTTTGCAAACACATTACCCAGAAAGGCTTGGTAAGGCATTATTGACAAACATTCCTTGGTTGGCATGGacttttttgaaattgattcatCCATTCATCGATCCATTGACTcgtgaaaaattggtcttTGATGAACCTTTTGTTGGTTACGTACCTGTGGATCAGCTAGATAAATTATACGGCGGTTATCTAGATTTCACCTACAAGCAAGACGTCTACTGGCCAAAATTGGTTCAGGACGCTCGCGAGAAGAGAGATCACTATTTTAGCAggtttcaaaaatttggtgGTGTGATCGGTCTCAGTGAATATGATTTGAGAGGACATGATGATAAACTACTTTACCCagtaaagaagatgaaCGGCCAAAAATAG
- the ELA1 gene encoding elongin A (similar to Saccharomyces cerevisiae ELA1 (YNL230C); ancestral locus Anc_2.13): protein MKSLSQLCEVSLMRNYQQLQDVTNVPYRLIKNILLKVKFDQLCKLEKSNVLLVFEDDELWLNLLKQDFPTSTHESYVSKKNGIKQYYKDFVSENDNIATEEYQKLFDIRMQSMLKKDPGNGQFKVPYRMLYFKYQEDVLRKQEKSAERLRLQMKQLQQERQKNQIVVVDPSFYAKNQPRRNIKEQHSELFRKTVKEHGSRLQHFKNGGFDIAKRHNTRVAFGGSAGGATVPTNVPTSPRSDEPSMTSTTDPVREPEMNPNIPSQLSAPKKRRAEPPSIFLNRKKPNVTRREFSPTPKQAPIPTNTSPRRTLPGHKKRSAIFDTSTQHMPTIETNNISTNTTQESREARHPVYIFDKRDRSNRDKTSNK, encoded by the coding sequence ATGAAAAGTCTGAGCCAACTCTGTGAAGTTAGTTTGATGAGAAACTACCAACAGTTACAGGATGTCACTAATGTGCCATATCGGCTCATCAAAAACATCCTACTAAAGGTGAAGTTTGACCAGCTCTGCAAACTTGAGAAGAGTAATGTACTACTTGTAttcgaagatgatgaactaTGGTTAAACCTATTGAAACAGGACTTCCCAACTAGTACTCATGAGTCGTATgtgtcaaagaagaatgggaTAAAGCAATATTATAAGGACTTTGTCTCAGAGAATGATAATATAGCTACTGAAGAGTATCAAAAACTGTTTGATATACGTATGCAATCGATGCTGAAAAAGGATCCAGGAAATGGCCAGTTCAAAGTACCTTACCGCATGTTATACTTCAAATATCAGGAAGATGTGCTTCGAAAGCAGGAGAAAAGTGCAGAAAGACTGCGACTACAGATGAAACAGCTGCAGCAGGAAAGACAAAAAAACCAGATTGTGGTGGTGGATCCTTCGTTTTATGCGAAGAACCAACCGCGGCGAAACATAAAAGAACAGCATTCGGAGCTCTTTCGTAAGACCGTCAAGGAACATGGATCCAGGCTAcaacatttcaagaatggaGGTTTTGATATAGCAAAGAGACACAACACTCGAGTAGCATTTGGCGGATCTGCGGGCGGTGCAACGGTGCCGACCAACGTACCGACAAGTCCACGCTCAGATGAGCCCAGCATGACATCCACAACAGACCCGGTACGAGAACCTGAAATGAATCCCAACATACCGTCTCAATTGTCTGCCCCTAAAAAGAGAAGAGCAGAGCCGCCTAGCATTTTCCTGAACAGAAAGAAACCTAATGTAACTCGCAGGGAATTCTCACCTACGCCAAAACAGGCGCCAATCCCTACCAATACGAGCCCCAGAAGGACTCTACCGGGTCATAAGAAAAGATCTGCAATTTTTGACACATCCACACAGCACATGCCCACAATTGAGACTAATAATATTAGTACTAATACTACACAGGAATCAAGAGAAGCCCGCCATCCGGTCTACATCTTTGACAAGAGAGATCGTTCCAACAGGGACAAGACCTCGAATAAATAA
- the URE2 gene encoding glutathione peroxidase (similar to Saccharomyces cerevisiae URE2 (YNL229C); ancestral locus Anc_2.14) has protein sequence MNNPSNNNSNSTVSHLSSALRQVNLGNSNTTTDQSNINFELSQGNNRNNDNVNINQGVHGAAPAHIQAHAQQEQQRQRLQEQQQILQQAQQQQVFSNMGPVDNSRIRKFFQNQPMEGYTLFSHRSAPNGFKVAIVLSELGLPYNTFFLDFNIGEHRAPEFISVNPNARVPALIDHNMDNLSIWESGAILLHLVNKYYKETGEPLLWSDNLADQSQISAWLFFQTSGHAPMIGQALHFRYFHSQKIASAVERYTDEVRRVYGVVEMALAERREALIMELDTENAAAYSAGTTPLSNSRFFDYPVWLVGDRISVADLAFVPWNNVVDRIGINIKVEFPEVYKWTKQMMRRPAVIKALRGE, from the coding sequence ATGAACAATCCAAGTAATAATAATAGCAATAGTACGGTTTCGCACCTTTCTAGCGCACTGCGTCAGGTCAATCTGGGGAATAGTAATACTACTACCGATCAAAGTAACATAAATTTTGAACTATCACAAGGAAATAATAGGAATAACGATAATGTGAACATTAACCAGGGAGTGCATGGCGCCGCTCCAGCACACATTCAAGCACATGCACAGCAGGAACAGCAACGGCAGAGGCTGCAAGAACAGCAGCAGATCTTACAGCAAgcacaacaacaacaagtgTTTTCAAACATGGGACCAGTGGATAATTCAAGAATAAGgaaattctttcaaaaccaaCCAATGGAAGGGTATACATTATTTTCTCATAGATCAGCCCCTAACGGGTTCAAGGTGGCCATTGTGCTGAGTGAACTTGGATTACCTTACAAtactttcttcttagaCTTCAATATCGGTGAACATAGAGCTCCAGAATTCATCTCAGTGAATCCAAATGCCAGAGTACCAGCACTTATCGACCATAACATGGATAATCTTTCTATATGGGAATCTGGTGCCATACTCCTTCATCTGGTAAACAAATATTATAAAGAGACCGGTGAGCCACTACTTTGGTCCGATAACCTTGCTGACCAAAGTCAGATCAGCGCCTGGttattttttcaaacttcTGGACATGCGCCAATGATAGGTCAGGCTTTGCATTTTAGATACTTTCACTCCCAAAAAATTGCCAGTGCAGTAGAAAGGTACACTGATGAAGTTAGGCGAGTTTATGGTGTTGTAGAGATGGCTTTAGCCGAGAGAAGAGAAGCTTTGATCATGGAGTTGGATACCGAAAATGCTGCGGCATACTCTGCCGGTACAACGCCACTTTCAAACAGTAGATTCTTCGATTATCCCGTATGGCTAGTAGGAGATAGAATCTCTGTCGCCGATTTAGCATTTGTTCCATGGAATAATGTCGTTGACAGAATCGGAATCAACATTAAGGTTGAATTCCCCGAGGTTTATAAATGGACAAAGCAAATGATGAGGAGGCCAGCCGTGATCAAAGCCTTGCGTGGAGAGTAG
- the JJJ1 gene encoding Jjj1p (similar to Saccharomyces cerevisiae JJJ1 (YNL227C); ancestral locus Anc_2.15), whose protein sequence is MKTCYYELLDVQPFADDNELKKAYRRKALQYHPDKNPENVEEATEIFASIRAAYEVLSDPQERAWYDSHKEQILNDEPIGLNEDGEFEYEVDATVTGVTTDELLMFFNSSLYTRVDDTPAGLFQIAGRVFAKLAKDEVLNGRRLGLTKHNMYKDDQFEQDINSAGYSKACEQQFKDYELAPESMLFPPFGHSSTDYEYLKSFYKKWSGFNTLKSFSWKDEYVYSSNYDRRTKREINKRNEKARQSARNEYNKTVKRFVVFIKKLDKRMKDGLKKSEELKRSKARQKQKELKDAFNTDKKTKLEGEFEPQNWQAIDEQNIKEMEKLYEDSQDRDALQDAVIEDFNEEEEVIVYDCFICNKRFKSEKQLENHCNTKLHKKRIAEIQKEMKNESMTLGLDDLSDLEDFSSAEESLSAGANEKDGSEDQQTDDVDDVSLKSIDEELAKIEEQLAQMEMQISGDSEGDVESDETTEIVSSEEEDALLNQLLASLNGEAQVTEESWQDDKRPTKQKSKKKKNNKNSTPEPNYSVKMAPTDRESCGTCGAQFDSRNKLFKHVKGNNHAALRSEVKTKSVKKNKKKAKK, encoded by the coding sequence ATGAAAACATGTTACTATGAGCTCTTAGATGTGCAACCTTTTGCAGACGATAATGAGCTGAAAAAAGCATACCGTAGAAAAGCTTTACAATATCATCCTGATAAGAATCCTGAAAATGTCGAGGAGGCTACTGAGATATTCGCATCAATAAGAGCTGCTTACGAAGTTCTGTCGGATCCGCAAGAAAGAGCATGGTACGACTCTCATAAGGAACAAATTCTGAATGATGAGCCCATAGGGTTGAATGAGGATGGAGAGTTCGAATACGAGGTTGATGCTACAGTTACAGGTGTCACTACCGATGAGCTTCtgatgttcttcaactcctcTCTGTATACCAGAGTAGATGACACTCCAGCTGGACTCTTCCAAATTGCAGGAAGAGTGTTTGCCAAATTAGCTAAAGATGAAGTGTTGAATGGTAGAAGGCTAGGTCTCACAAAGCACAATATGTacaaagatgatcagtTTGAGCAAGACATTAATTCAGCTGGATATTCGAAGGCTTGTGAGCAGCAATTCAAGGACTACGAATTGGCTCCAGAATCAATGTTATTCCCACCATTTGGTCATAGCTCAACAGACTATGAGTACTTAAAAAGCTTTTACAAGAAGTGGTCGGGATTCAATACTTTGAAGTCTTTCAGTTGGAAAGATGAGTATGTATATTCCAGCAACTATGATAGAAGAACGAAAAGAGAGATAAACAAGAGGAATGAGAAAGCAAGGCAAAGCGCAAGGAATGAGTACAATAAAACCGTGAAAAGATTTGTTGTgtttatcaagaaacttgatAAAAGGATGAAAGACggattgaagaagtctGAAGAGCTAAAGCGGTCAAAGGCACGTCAAAAGCAGAAGGAGTTGAAGGATGCATTTAACACAGATAAAAAGACTAAGCTGGAGGGCGAATTCGAGCCACAGAATTGGCAAGCAATCGATGAGCAAAATATCAAAGAGATGGAGAAACTATACGAAGACTCGCAGGATAGGGACGCATTACAGGATGCtgtcattgaagatttcaatgaGGAGGAGGAAGTGATAGTTTATGATTGCTTCATTTGCAACAAGAGGTTCAAATCAGAAAAGCAGCTGGAAAATCACTGCAATACAAAATTGCACAAAAAGAGAATCGCGGAAATACAAAAGGAAATGAAGAATGAGAGTATGACCTTGGGACTAGACGATCTTTCGGACTTGGAAGACTTCAGTTCAGCCGAGGAGTCCCTGAGTGCTGGTGCAAATGAGAAGGATGGAAGTGAGGACCAACAGACAGATGATGTCGATGACGTTTCACTCAAGTCAATTGACGAAGAACTGGCAAAGATTGAGGAACAACTTGCGCAGATGGAAATGCAAATATCGGGAGACTCTGAAGGTGATGTAGAGTCAGATGAAACCACTGAAATTGTGTCgtcagaggaagaagacgCATTGTTGAACCAGTTACTGGCATCATTGAATGGCGAAGCACAAGTCACCGAGGAAAGTTGGCAAGATGACAAGAGACCAACAAAGcaaaaatcaaagaagaagaagaacaacaagaacagCACGCCAGAACCAAATTATTCTGTAAAGATGGCACCAACAGATAGAGAGTCCTGCGGTACCTGCGGCGCACAGTTTGACAGCAGGAATAAACTGTTCAAGCACGTTAAGGGCAATAACCACGCTGCGCTACGCAGCGAGGTCAAGACTAAAAGTGTcaaaaagaacaagaaaaagGCCAAGAAGTAG